Below is a window of Mauremys mutica isolate MM-2020 ecotype Southern chromosome 11, ASM2049712v1, whole genome shotgun sequence DNA.
GGACATACACCATCGATTTTGTAAAATCGGAGGCTACAGGTCAATTTGACCTATttttcgtagtgtagacaagcccttagtctctctgCCTCAGTGCCTCTTCTGTGCTATGTACTTCCCTCCCTctgagcaggggtgctggaacaatttatatagtgggggtgctgagagccactgaacccaactgtaaaccctgtatataaagggaaccacttcaagccagggcgtgtggctgcacccccagcaccagcacctATGGGTCTGAGGAATATTGTGAGGACAAATACATTATGAGCATGAGATGCTAACATCCTGTACAGCAGGGGGCCGCAGCTACCTTAGCTATCAGGGTTAACAGGCCAGTGGACATCCAGTTGCTCAGTCACTGACCTCCCTTTCAGGGTAGCCCTGGGGGCAGAAGCAAGGTACAGTGTTTGCTTCGCAGCTGAGAATAGCACTCCTGCGAACCCGAGCTGAAGGCCtctgccgccccctgctggaggcagaGAAGAGCTGCCCGCGGCTGAGCCTCAGTCTGTGCAATAAGCCAGCCGGCTCCACGGCTGAAGCGTCACTACATCTGCGCTCAGCTGACTCGGCTCAGCGAGCGGCTGACAGGCTGCAGCGTCGGGAGGTCTGTGATCAGCTGACCGCGCTCCGAGATCAGCTGATGGGTTCCGGCCCTGCCGTGGGCGTGGTCAGGCGTTGCAGAGAGAGCAGGAAACCATGGTGAGCGCAGGCGCGGTGCATGGCTGGGGGGTGTTAGTGCTTTGCTGGGATTTGGGGGCCTGGGGCGATGCAGAGCTGTGTCCCCGGGGCAGCAGGGACTCCGGGTAACAGCTGGAGCCATGGCTGAGGACTCCCCGTTGCTAGCCCAGTGCTTGGGATTAGCCAGGCCAGTGTCACCAGCTTTCTAACACGTGcatcgggggtgtgtgtgtgtgtgtgttaaatattGTGACGGGTCTGGCTTAAAAactgctccctccctccagtgACCTGAGATCAGTGGGGCCCCGGGAAGGAGCTGGAGCAAACAGAACGAGCTGCCCCTTTGCACAGTAGGTAATTGGCCCAGGGAACCCACAGGGGCAGCCCTTTGAGTTCTAATACCTCTCCTAGTTAAGTGTGCTCAGGGTAAATGAATCTCATGCTTAGGGTGCAGGCCAGtagcctgcaggggtcaggaaggaaacgCTGCCTTCcctgcctcacccccacccccaaagtgtTGCACGGCAGGATGGGGCAAGTGAAAACTTGTAATGCATCTTTCCTCCAAAGCAGCCAGctctggccagggctgggggccgGATGCTGGTCATGATGGGCTGTTGCTGTAGCAGCACCTGTGTTTCTAAAGCAGGGAGTAATAAAGGCATCAATACTGGATGTGCAGGGGAACGAGTGGGCATGGAACGGATAATTTCATAGCCATGATAATGTTAAAcacctgtgtgtgggggggatcggCTGTCCTGCTCCCCTCAACCCAGACATCTGCCCCCGGCTCTGAGAGGCTTATGCCTGGTTCTGTAGCCTGTGGACCTGTACACATGGGACGCCAGGGACTTGTGCCCTTGCTCTCGCTATGTAACTGCAGCGGGTATAAAGCAGCTGCTCCAGGATGCAGGCTCATGGTCTGTACTAGTGTTTGCTGGGTTAAACTGCTGAAGCTGCGGCCTAACTGGTAGCTATTAGGAACAGGAAGGGGCcatctgccctgccccacctttgCCCCACCTTCACCCCACCCCTTCGTCAGACTGATCCCTCTGGGCACACCCCAGCCCCATCCATCTCTTTCCTTCTCTGGGGATAAGTGTCTCTCTCTCAGACTCTGGGCCCAGTTCAGCCCGCGGGAGAAGCCTATTGAATTCAGGGCAGTTGTATCCCCTCGTGCCAGGGCTGAGCTTGGCCAGCTGCATCCGGTCGTTCTCCCCAGGAGCTTGCTCCAAAGGCTGATGACCTCTGTGCATGGAGCCGCTGTGCCTGAGTTCGCAGGGGCGTTATACAGTGGGGacccagggcctgaggaggagaGTTATTTGTACAGCTCCGGATCGACCCAGCTGCCATCCAACTCCTTAGCAGGCTCAGCAAGAGCAGAGACCGGAGATGAGGGCAGCCAAGTACCCAGAGAGGAGAGAAATCTAGGGGCGGCTCTTCTGGTGCagtgcgggggcagggcagcaatAACGGTGGGAAATGAGGATTCCCCTGCTCTGGCAAGAAGAGCTGGGCTGCCCTGCAAAGGACACTCTACCGCTGACGTCCCCTGGCCCAAAGGCCGCCTGGGTCCTAACGGCCCCCAATCTTCTCCTTCCAGAGGTTCCGGTTCTGCGGAGACTTGGACTGTCCCGACTGGGTCCTGGCCGAAATCAGCACCTTGGCCAAAATAGTTAAGTGGAAGCTTTAGCTTTCTctttctctattttcttctggATCTTACCCGGTGCCTGGTACCCTGGGGTCTGAGCCATTTTTgctattaacccccccccccccccgagatggTATCGGGTGCTGTGAAATCAGACAATCAGCACGAAGCCTTGGCTGTCAAGAGGGGTATCTACGGCCTGGGGGAGCAATGGGAATATCTGAGTGATGCATCCCGATCTGAGCTCTGGGACTCAGAGTATCTGGTGAAGGGGGAGAGCTCAGGTCCCTGAGCGACTGGCATGAGCTCTGTGCCTGTCTCTGGCTGACCGGGCTTCCCTAAGAGAGCGGGGAGAGGCTCAGGAACATAGAACAGGCTTTGATTGAGGCCTCGAGCAATACACTCAGTGCAGCACAAGAGCTGGCTGGGGCTTTAGCCTGACCGTTGCATCCAAAGCTCAGGGATTCTCTCTGTGGAATCCAAACCATGGTGTTCCCCAAAGTGGCAGAGAAGCGAGTTTTTAAACAACCCAAACCAGTGACTGTTTGGCTGGGGCAGGCCAGGCAAGGTTGAAATGGGTCCCCCTGATGTGGCAGAGAGCGTGTGTTTTGAGGGGAGTTCAGACTCCTGCCAGTCAGTGCCCGCCGGGCCCAGCGCTGCGATGGGGTTTTATTTTCTTGCTCTCTCCTTTCCAGTCCTCGGTGAAACTGAAGCTCATCTGTGGCCAGGTGCTCAAGgacctgcagggagaggggattgATGTAAGTGCAGGACGTTCTTCTCCCACGTTCAGCCCTGCTGAGCAGGGATCCAGTGATCGCAGAGACTaagtctcccctcccctgggctgAGTGGCGTGGGCCATGTCGAGCTGGCCGGCCTCAGGGCAGGCAGTgcggtggagtgtgtgtgtgtgggggggggttcagagtgggaatcaggacacctgggttctagtcccagctctgccactgatcttggGCAGGATGCCTAAAGCCtgtgtccctacctgtaaaatAAGGCCAGTGACACTCCCCCATTGGGGAGATCTGCTGGTGGAAAGGCCCGTATGGCTGCTAAGTACTTACTAGTAAGTATTAGTGTCTGTTTCTCTAAGGGTCCTGTGTGGTCTGCTTCACCTCATCCACCCATTGGCCCTGCCATCGCTAGGGGAGTGGCCGGTGGTTGACAATGCGGATTCCCTTGAGGTCTCCCAGCAAAGGGGTTTGGCCGCTCAGGGACATGGGGCTGCGCCATTTGTAACGCCCATCGCAGACAGCAGCTGCCCGCTGTTTGGATCATGGAGGTTCCCTGTAGGACACGCCTGGAGCACTAGCAGCCAGTGGGAATGGCCCATCCTGTACCCCCCCATTGTGAAGGCAGCTTGGGCTAGTGGGAgccaggaacccaggagtcctagtccCGATCACCCATgtagccttgggcaagttacttaggctAAATCCAGCAGCTTCTAGTAATTTGGGCCCCCCCTTGAGACACCTCGGCCCCGTTActcagaagtgctgagccccCACCGCTCCTATTGACTCCAAGTGCACCCGAAACCAGACGCCCCTTGTGGAGTGTTGGCCTTACCCTGGCTCTGCTTGCCCCATGGGGGATCTGCTCAGCGAGGGCTCAGTGATCATTCTGCACCGTGCCGTGAGCACTGGGAGCGGGGTCCCCTGGGGCTGATGGACCTGGGTGTTGCTCTTCTCTTGCAGTATGAAAAGATCCTGAAGCTAACGTCGGATGCCAAGTTTGGTGAGTGTTGTTCCTTTTCAGAGCTATTGAGTGTCCGTAGCCTGGGCTCCTCTAGTGCTGTCCGTGAGGCCGTCACGGTGGATTTGGCTCTTTGCCTCACCCGCCTTCCAGGGAGCTTTGCTGGCTTCATTACTAGAACTGCCATTCCTCTGTCTGTGCTTACGGCAGGGAGGCTGCGGCAAGCTGGTGGCTTTGAGATGCTAGGCCAGGCTTTGGCTGACTCTTACCTCCCCCCTGGCCCATTCCACACCCCAGTGCCTGGCCTGAGAACATTTTACCTGCAGCGTTTATGGGCGCTGGGCTCGGTTTTGTTAGCCGCATTGCCTGAAAAGCGTTACTGGCTGGGGTCACGAGTGGAGAGGCACGTCCTGAAGCAGTGAAGGCCTGAAGAGTTAATGCCCAGCCATTGGAAACCGACCGCACGCTCTGCTCGTGAGCAAGCACAGGAGCCCTGCTAATCTCCCAGGGTCCTTGCCCCTGTTCTGTTGGGGGGAGATGCTGCTAATCAGCAGCCTGATGAGTTCCCCCTtctcaccccaaacactgcccTGGCTTTATATTTTGGGTGGTTCTGGGCCTtgcgtcgggggggggggggaagagacaccATTTCCCGAGTGTGTGGAAGTGCCCCGGGCCTGGTGATTGTGGTGATCACAGTAGCAATCCAAACTTCCCAGGTGCTGCCCAAACAGTCCCCGTCCCGGCCCTGAAGAACTTGCTGTCTTAGTGTggcaatggggaggggaggggaggggtcccagGAACTCAGCCAGGTTAGCgtcacaaagagaaggttaaggggagaCTTGATGGGagcctgtaagtacctacatggggaacaaacagctgataatgggctcttcagtctagcagacagatgtctaacatgagccaatggctggaagttgaagctagacaaactgagggcttggctacacttgcagatgtgcagcgctgggagttacagctgtcttcatacagctgtgtagggaaagcgctggagtgtggccacagtgatagctaccagcgctgcagtgtggccacatttgcagcatttgcagcggtgttgggagtggtgcattatgggcagctatcccagcattcaagtggctgcaacctgcttttcaaaagggggggtggggtggagtgtgacagggaccgtgggggcgggggggagagagagagagagtggatttttggagccgatactgtgtcagctccctgccttgcaaattctgaccatttccccgacccctcattcactcttaaatacAAAtggcctgcagaccagataagcagctgctccgacggactcccccacccccaccatgctgtttctctcctaaagcaaacactagctgtggacattcatccccctgcctgcctcattcacagcaaacaggagctgtgtttgttttttagataagcacttccaggagccctgagttcacaacaaaacaaagagaggtatcataacaaaacaaagagagttctttagttaaaagcattatgggaaaattctggaggccaattacagtgcttttggtggccacactggtagagcagcgctgcatcaccagcgctgcaatagttatacccgaggcagagcaggagtacagccagtgctgcagccagggagatgcagcgctgtatgtgccttgcaagtgtggacagtgTGTAAGttgcagtgctgcaactctccagtgtagccaagccctcagactggaaataaggtgtttTAACAGGGTCATTTACCATTGGAACAACTGCCCAAGTGctctccatcactggcagtttCTAAATCCAgatctgctcccccctccccaacacacacacagtcccctgCCCATCACTGCTTCTTACCCAGCTTGGTGACAATGAGCCCAGCTCTTTCTGCCTGTTTCCCTGCTGCCCCTCGTGGCCCAGTGCGAGGTGGCGTCTGTCCGAGCACCCTCTCTAGTCTCTTGCAGACGATGAACTGCAAAGGGCAGGCCACAGCAAGGGCTGTTGGATCCTATGTCAATTGTATGGGTCTGTCAAAGCTGCCTCCCTGCAGGgaagagccctgctgccaggcagAGTCCCAAAGGTTTCTCCTCTCTCCAGAGTCCGGGGACGTGAAGGCCACTATTGCCGTGCTCAGCTTCATCCTCTCCAGTGCAGCCAAACACAGCGTAGGCAGCGACTCTCTGTCCAGCGAGCTGCAACAGCTGGGGCTGCCCAAAGGTAGGGGAAGTGCCAGGGGATGGGTCCCTCGGAGAGGGCTGCAGCGCACTGCGGAGCCTTGGGGTCAGTAGCAGCAGCCTGACTGTCTTGTGCGATGTCAGCCAGGGGAGGGcgccggggagcagagcagagtctGTCTACCCCATGCACCAGGCTGTAACCCTGGATAACTGTGTCCTTCCACCCTTGCTCCAGCACTGTGTGGACTTCAGTACGTTGGCTctctgggggaggaggctgctGGGTTGTGTGTCTCCCGCACTCTCCCATCAGTGAGAAGTTAGAACTCGCTGTGTCAACCAGCAGGAAAGACTTTGGAGCAGTAGCTAGGCCGTCTTCTGACTGAAATGCCCCACGGTACCATCATCCCCCATTATCCCACATGCGCCCCAATGTCAGCATCCTGCTAGAGTCCCCCTGCTAAACGGGCCAGCTCAGCAGTTTGCAGCCAGGGTCCCTTCTGAGCCCATTGGAACCAGAGTCGTGTTGTGCAGGGACCGATCTGATGCTCTTTGGTGGGTGGTTTCTTGGTCTCCTTGTTTTGTAGAGCATGCCACAGGATTGTGCCGGTCCTACGAGGAGAAACAGAGCCCCCTGCAGGACAGCCTGAGGACACGCAGCCTGAGATGTAAGTGTTCCCCCTCCGGCTGTGCAAACCTGACACTGCTCCAGGCAGCGGATGGGAGATGGTCCTTCAGCAGGGATACAGGCTGgcacccactgcccccacccctctagCTGTTCCCCTGTGTCCATGGATGGAAGTTCAATAGGACTTTCTCAGCCATTCTCCTCTGGGACTTCCTGAGAAGAACTTGCTCCTGAGGACTGTTGGATAGGATCAGAGTTTGCTGAGAGCGGATGGGTTTTCCGCAGTAACCGAGGGGATGACCAggagctgggaccagaacccTGTTGTTTGACCCCCTTGGGCTGTGACCTTGCCAGCCCGACAGGTTAGGATCTGGCCAGGTTAGTTCACCTCCAGGACAATCCAAGTGCAACAGGGAGTAGGGCAGGTGATGCACTAGGCAGTGCTCTGCCTTCTGCATTATCTTTCTTGGCCATAAAGAGAGACACAGCTGAGGCGGTGCTAAGCACTTGGACTCATGGGAATCTTTGCAACGAGGGGTGTTAGCTGTGTTATCGCAGCCACGCTCCATCTCGGAGGGCTCCACTCCACTGACCTAAACTC
It encodes the following:
- the LOC123344757 gene encoding COMM domain-containing protein 4-like, whose protein sequence is MRFRFCGDLDCPDWVLAEISTLAKISSVKLKLICGQVLKDLQGEGIDYEKILKLTSDAKFESGDVKATIAVLSFILSSAAKHSVGSDSLSSELQQLGLPKEHATGLCRSYEEKQSPLQDSLRTRSLRLNHLDSVSWRVDQTLSSSELQQVNEPLVHLKFTVRDGDRGVTEPFAMTVSAEKFRVLLAELRQAHAMMKTLS